From Microbacterium sp. LWH11-1.2, one genomic window encodes:
- the arfB gene encoding alternative ribosome rescue aminoacyl-tRNA hydrolase ArfB yields the protein MAAPHRPGLRVTAGVTIPESELSWRFSRSSGPGGQGVNTADSRAELVWDAAGSSALTPAQRERLLERLSGRLVDGVLTIAASEHRAQLRNRDAARARLAALVAEALRPPPPSRRPTKPSRGSKERRLKAKQRRTDVKQLRQRPRDS from the coding sequence ATGGCCGCTCCTCATCGACCCGGCCTCCGGGTCACGGCGGGGGTCACGATCCCGGAGTCGGAGCTGTCCTGGCGGTTCTCCCGGTCATCCGGGCCCGGCGGGCAGGGCGTGAACACGGCCGACTCCCGCGCCGAGCTGGTCTGGGACGCCGCCGGCTCCTCGGCGCTGACCCCGGCGCAGCGCGAGCGTCTCCTCGAGCGTCTCAGTGGTCGCCTCGTCGACGGGGTCCTGACGATCGCGGCATCCGAGCACCGCGCCCAGCTGCGCAATCGGGATGCCGCTCGCGCCCGTCTCGCCGCCCTGGTCGCCGAGGCGCTGCGGCCGCCGCCGCCGTCGCGCCGACCGACGAAGCCGAGCCGGGGGTCGAAGGAACGGCGGCTGAAGGCCAAGCAGCGCCGCACCGACGTCAAGCAGCTGCGTCAACGCCCCCGCGATTCCTGA
- a CDS encoding PLD nuclease N-terminal domain-containing protein: protein MARLLIVGGFLAAVFWVFSIVDCAVQPATRHRGVPKAAWIAIVVLIPVIGGILWFTIGRRRANDQGQRRVLAPDDDPTFLQSIGKTEQDARIKRLEEELARLDEETDEPPAADPRP, encoded by the coding sequence GTGGCGAGACTACTGATCGTCGGGGGCTTCCTGGCCGCCGTGTTCTGGGTGTTCAGCATCGTCGACTGCGCTGTGCAGCCGGCGACGCGGCACCGTGGTGTGCCCAAGGCCGCCTGGATCGCCATCGTGGTGCTGATCCCCGTCATCGGCGGCATCCTCTGGTTCACGATCGGCCGCCGTCGCGCGAACGATCAGGGCCAGCGTCGTGTGCTCGCACCCGACGACGACCCCACGTTCCTCCAGAGCATCGGCAAGACCGAGCAGGATGCCCGCATCAAGCGCCTCGAAGAGGAGCTCGCCCGCCTCGACGAGGAGACCGACGAGCCTCCCGCCGCGGATCCGCGCCCGTGA